One window of Gammaproteobacteria bacterium genomic DNA carries:
- the rpmI gene encoding 50S ribosomal protein L35, with product MPKMKSNSGAAKRFKRTGKGGFKRRQSHLRHILTKKSSKRKRQLGLTQQVAECDKKSVTRMLPYS from the coding sequence ATGCCAAAAATGAAAAGCAATAGTGGTGCAGCCAAACGCTTTAAGCGTACCGGCAAAGGCGGCTTTAAACGTCGTCAGTCGCACCTTCGACACATTCTTACCAAGAAAAGCTCCAAGCGTAAACGCCAGCTCGGTCTTACTCAGCAAGTTGCTGAGTGTGACAAAAAGTCGGTTACACGCATGTTGCCTTACTCATAA